From a region of the Candidatus Eisenbacteria bacterium genome:
- a CDS encoding zinc-binding dehydrogenase, giving the protein MKAWRVFEHGGPEVLRFEESARIPEPGPGEARVKVLATALNHLDLWVRRGVPGHTFPLPLTPGCDVSGLVDQLGAGVQGWGAGDPVLIAPGIGCGRCPRCLEGRDNLCRRFGILGESRDGGCADMVVVPASHLIPHPDNLSPEEGAAVPLVLQTAWHMLVNRAALQAGEWVLVQAGASGVGSMAIQIAKLWGAQVIATVATPSKADRVRELGAVEVIVSTEQNVRKEIRRITGGGVDIVLDHLGGVGFIESLSCLNLGGRLVNCGATIDPKIELDLRHLFFKNLQILGSTMGTRGEIERGIDLVRKGFLHPVVDRVFPMEELPEAHRYLEERRAVGKVVLKGFKI; this is encoded by the coding sequence ATGAAAGCATGGAGAGTCTTTGAACACGGTGGTCCCGAGGTCCTTCGTTTTGAGGAATCGGCCCGTATTCCGGAGCCGGGTCCCGGCGAGGCCCGTGTGAAGGTCTTGGCGACCGCCTTGAATCATCTCGATCTCTGGGTCCGCCGCGGCGTGCCGGGCCATACCTTTCCCCTTCCTCTCACGCCTGGTTGCGACGTCTCGGGCCTGGTCGATCAACTTGGAGCCGGTGTTCAAGGCTGGGGCGCCGGTGATCCGGTTCTCATCGCGCCCGGCATCGGTTGTGGACGGTGTCCCCGCTGCCTCGAAGGCCGTGACAACCTCTGCCGGCGGTTCGGCATCCTCGGTGAATCCCGTGACGGTGGCTGCGCTGACATGGTCGTTGTGCCGGCATCCCACCTCATCCCCCATCCTGATAACCTTTCACCCGAAGAAGGCGCCGCTGTTCCCCTCGTTCTGCAGACGGCCTGGCATATGCTGGTCAACCGGGCCGCGTTGCAAGCGGGTGAATGGGTTCTTGTTCAAGCCGGAGCCAGCGGCGTTGGTTCCATGGCGATTCAAATCGCAAAGCTCTGGGGGGCTCAGGTCATCGCCACCGTGGCAACCCCATCCAAGGCAGACCGGGTGCGCGAACTCGGAGCCGTGGAGGTGATTGTCAGTACGGAACAAAATGTGCGGAAGGAGATCCGGCGCATCACCGGCGGCGGGGTTGATATCGTTCTGGATCATCTCGGCGGCGTAGGATTTATCGAGAGTTTGTCCTGCCTGAATCTGGGAGGGCGCCTCGTCAATTGTGGAGCGACTATCGATCCGAAGATTGAATTGGATCTCCGGCATCTCTTTTTCAAAAACCTTCAGATCCTGGGTTCTACTATGGGAACCAGGGGAGAGATTGAGCGCGGGATCGATCTGGTTCGGAAGGGTTTCCTGCATCCGGTGGTTGACCGGGTTTTCCCGATGGAGGAGCTCCCCGAAGCGCATCGATACCTCGAGGAACGGCGGGCGGTCGGCAAGGTCGTTTTAAAAGGATTTAAAATCTAA
- a CDS encoding class I SAM-dependent methyltransferase, which translates to MDRLGMTWEKRRTDIQRRFEKIVDRYDVANTFLSLGLDDGWRRLAVREGVRAAEKRSGVPFPEEGLWLDLASGTGAMARILTRFNISRVLRLDLSPVLLQDRYRMRGAPSGMRVAAETHRIPLPANSVSGALMGFATRHIPSLDEYIGEVARVLAPGAVFVLLDMDMGRGPLWGPVYRFYFRHILPMMAALLTRNGETYRWMVRTVEEGPKPETIVPVLASAGFQNIDLRYPSGGAAYLIIALR; encoded by the coding sequence ATGGATCGTTTGGGAATGACCTGGGAAAAGAGACGGACGGATATCCAGCGGCGCTTTGAGAAAATTGTTGACCGTTATGATGTCGCCAACACCTTTCTAAGCCTCGGCTTGGACGACGGATGGCGCCGGCTGGCCGTTCGTGAAGGAGTACGCGCGGCTGAAAAGAGATCCGGCGTCCCATTCCCGGAAGAGGGCCTCTGGCTCGATCTGGCCTCGGGGACCGGAGCCATGGCGCGGATTCTGACCCGCTTCAATATCTCCCGGGTCCTGCGATTGGATCTGAGCCCCGTCCTTCTTCAAGATCGATACAGAATGAGAGGGGCGCCGTCGGGGATGCGAGTCGCCGCCGAGACGCACCGGATTCCTTTGCCGGCAAACTCGGTTTCTGGGGCGTTGATGGGATTCGCCACGCGCCATATTCCGTCATTGGATGAATATATCGGTGAGGTCGCGCGGGTGCTCGCGCCCGGCGCCGTTTTTGTTCTGCTCGATATGGACATGGGGCGAGGGCCCCTCTGGGGACCGGTCTATCGATTCTATTTTCGTCATATCCTTCCAATGATGGCAGCCCTCCTGACCCGCAACGGCGAAACCTATCGTTGGATGGTGCGCACGGTCGAGGAAGGGCCGAAACCGGAAACGATTGTACCGGTTCTTGCGAGCGCCGGTTTTCAAAATATTGATCTTCGCTATCCATCCGGCGGGGCGGCTTACCTCATCATCGCGCTTCGTTAA
- a CDS encoding amidohydrolase family protein — translation MNQSLKGITDIHIHVQPWDQLRPEVKEIVCRGRKDAVFIEGVIADPHLLISEMDRLGVQRVGLMNFASSVIGSGEEINDWTVNYIRGYESRLVAFGCPDLQNCRDIGRRIRDLADRGLRGLKIHPPHQGMAPNAYLEEPGHPLAVLYETAQHLKLPVAFHTGTSSFPGARSRLGHPMLIDDVAIDFPELTILLAHSGRPLWYDEAVFLARRHSHLYLDLSSIPARRIPEILPRLEMIADKVLYGSDWPGPGVPSLQECLTDFIELDIPLEVKTKILIENGNRLLGEPFI, via the coding sequence TTGAATCAAAGTTTGAAAGGGATCACCGACATCCATATCCATGTACAACCCTGGGACCAGCTCCGCCCCGAGGTGAAGGAGATCGTTTGTCGCGGCAGAAAAGACGCCGTTTTTATTGAGGGCGTCATCGCCGATCCCCATCTTCTGATATCAGAGATGGATCGCTTGGGAGTTCAGCGTGTCGGTCTGATGAATTTCGCTTCCTCCGTCATCGGCTCCGGAGAGGAGATCAATGATTGGACGGTGAACTATATTCGCGGGTATGAAAGCCGCCTGGTCGCCTTCGGCTGCCCCGATCTTCAAAACTGCCGCGATATCGGACGGCGGATTCGGGATCTGGCTGACCGGGGGCTCCGGGGCTTGAAGATTCATCCGCCCCACCAGGGAATGGCTCCGAATGCCTATCTTGAGGAGCCTGGACATCCATTGGCTGTCCTTTATGAGACGGCTCAGCATCTGAAACTGCCGGTCGCCTTTCATACCGGAACCTCTTCTTTCCCAGGAGCGAGAAGCCGCTTGGGTCATCCCATGCTCATCGATGATGTCGCCATTGATTTTCCCGAACTCACGATTCTTCTGGCCCACAGCGGGAGACCGCTATGGTATGACGAGGCGGTTTTCCTGGCGCGGCGCCATTCACATCTATATTTGGATCTTTCCAGCATCCCGGCGCGCCGGATACCCGAGATCCTCCCGCGTCTTGAGATGATAGCCGACAAGGTTCTTTATGGAAGCGATTGGCCGGGACCGGGCGTACCGTCACTTCAAGAATGCCTGACCGACTTTATAGAGTTGGATATTCCCCTTGAGGTAAAAACGAAGATCCTTATTGAAAATGGCAACCGGCTTTTGGGCGAGCCCTTCATTTAA
- a CDS encoding M20/M25/M40 family metallo-hydrolase yields the protein MEFLKQLTETPGISGREERVRDLIRKHTKGWWDELHEDSIGNLIGTIKAAKRKSGQKEKGVILSCHLDQIGFYVRYIDEQGFLRIHHAGGFDTRNLFARRVRVMTASGDLIGILNPATRPIHVAGEEEKKKIPMISEFMIDLGLPARTVKSKVEIGDPVVLEQSTIEMGSHVCGQAMDNRISPWIALNAIKKVKGKNIYDIYWVGSAQEEVGLRGAMVAAQNIEAEVAIAIDVTLAVDTPGAKKEESISTLGDGVAIKVMDGWSISTKSLLDDFTALAKKKKIKFQYEILPMGGTDAGAMQRYGGGRRAITLSVPCRYLHTAVEMVHKDDLKATVNLLSAWLMGS from the coding sequence ATGGAATTTCTAAAGCAACTGACGGAAACACCCGGTATTTCCGGTCGAGAAGAACGGGTGCGCGATCTCATCCGGAAACATACAAAGGGATGGTGGGACGAACTGCATGAGGACAGTATCGGTAATCTGATCGGTACCATAAAAGCTGCAAAGAGAAAGAGCGGCCAAAAAGAAAAGGGCGTCATCCTCAGTTGCCATTTGGATCAAATCGGATTTTACGTGCGCTACATCGATGAACAGGGATTCCTGCGTATTCATCATGCCGGCGGATTCGATACGCGGAATCTTTTCGCACGGCGTGTTCGCGTCATGACGGCTTCCGGCGATCTGATCGGAATCCTAAACCCCGCCACCCGGCCCATCCACGTCGCCGGCGAGGAAGAGAAGAAAAAGATTCCTATGATCTCCGAGTTCATGATTGATCTCGGTCTTCCCGCCCGCACGGTGAAATCGAAGGTGGAAATTGGAGATCCGGTCGTTCTTGAACAGTCCACGATTGAAATGGGTTCTCATGTTTGCGGCCAGGCGATGGATAACCGTATCAGCCCCTGGATCGCCCTGAACGCAATCAAAAAAGTCAAAGGCAAGAATATCTACGATATTTATTGGGTGGGCAGCGCCCAAGAGGAGGTTGGACTCCGGGGCGCCATGGTGGCGGCGCAGAATATTGAAGCCGAGGTTGCGATCGCCATCGATGTGACCCTCGCCGTCGACACCCCCGGCGCAAAGAAGGAGGAATCGATTTCAACATTGGGTGATGGTGTCGCTATAAAGGTTATGGATGGCTGGTCAATCAGCACTAAGTCCCTGCTGGATGATTTCACCGCTCTGGCGAAAAAGAAAAAGATAAAATTCCAGTATGAGATTCTTCCGATGGGTGGCACCGATGCGGGAGCCATGCAGCGTTATGGCGGCGGCCGCAGGGCGATCACCCTCTCCGTTCCCTGCCGCTATTTGCACACGGCGGTTGAAATGGTTCACAAAGACGACCTTAAAGCGACGGTCAATCTTCTCTCGGCCTGGCTGATGGGGAGTTGA